From Curtobacterium sp. MCBA15_012:
AGGGTACGAGCAGAGTTCCCGCCGCCCGTCAGGGCGCGAGCGGGGTCAAGGAGTGCACCAGACCAATGGTGGAGCAGAACACCGACAACACGACCAACGACGACGCCACGCCGAAGCGCCGCGGCCGCCTGTTCGGCAGCCGCCGAGCGCGGTCGGGCGGCCTGGAGGCCCGTGGCGACGTCGACCGGACGACGACCGACACCGACGGGGTCACCCTCCCCGCCGACGCGGCGACCGACGAGCGCGTCGCGTCGCCCGACACCACCGCCGCTGACGCGGCAGCGGTGCAGGACGGGACCGAGGCACCGTCCTCGGTCGTGGCGCAGGACGGCACGACCGTCCCGGTCGCGGTCGACCCGGTCGCCGCTGCGTCCGGTGAGCCGCACGACGTCTCGACGCTGACCGGGGACCTGCCGGTCGTCGGGGCGGCGTCCGACGGCGTGGGCAGCGACGGCGTCGACGCCCTCGTCACCGGTGCCGACGCGCACGGGGCGCAGGCCGCCGGGACGCAGGACGAAGCAGGTGCGACCGCTGCCGACCCGACCACCGCCGGGGGCGACGTGCCGGACGACGCGGGGCGCGCCTCCCGTCCGGACGCCGCCGTGCAGACGGCCGACGCGTCCGACGACGCGTCCGACGAGCCGTTCGTCCCGCGGGCCACGAGCACCCTCAGCCTGATCTTCCACGCGCCGGTGCTGCCGGAGGTGCCCGTCCGCGCCCCGCGCGACGAGCGGGACGACCGCGACGACGACGAGGACGACGACGAGCAGGGCGGCGGCCGTCGCCGCTCCCGCCGTCGTGGCACGAGCGCCGACCGCGAGCAGCGCGCGCCGCGCGACCACCAGGAGCCGCGCCGCCGCGAGCCGGAGCTCATCACCGAGCCGCAGCGCATCAAGGGCTCGACCCGCCTCGAGGCGAAGAAGCAGCGTCGCCGTGACGGTCGCGACGCCGGTCGTCGTCGCCAGGTGATCACCGAGGACGAGTTCCTCGCGCGCCGCGAGAGCGTCGACCGCCAGATGATCGTGCGGTCCAGCTCGTCGAAGATCGAGATCGGTGTGCTCGAGGACAACGTCCTCGCGGAGCACTACGTCACGAAGTCGCACAACGTCTCGCTCATCGGCAACGTCTACCTGGGCAAGGTCCAGAACGTGCTGCCCTCGATGGAGGCGGCGTTCGTCGACATCGGCCGCGGGCGCAACGCGGTCCTCTACGCGGGCGAGGTCGACTGGGCGTCGGTCGACACCGGCAACCACGGCCGTCGCATCGAGGCCGCCCTCAAGCCGGGCGACAAGGTGCTCGTGCAGGTCACGAAGGACCCGGTCGGCCACAAGGGTGCCCGGCTCACCAGCCAGGTCTCGCTGCCCGGCCGCTACCTCGTGTACGTGCCGAACGGCTCGATGAACGGCATCTCGCGCAAGCTGCCCGACACCGAGCGTGCCCGGCTGAAGAAGATCCTCAAGGAGGTCCTGCCCGAGCACGCCGGCGTCATCGTCCGCACGGCCGCCGAGGGCGCGACCGAGGAGCAGCTCACCCGCGACGTGCAGCGCCTGACCAGCCAGTGGGAGGCGATCCAGAAGAAGGTCGCCGGGGGCCACGCGCCGGTCATGCTGCACTCCGAGCCCGACCTGCTCGTGAAGATCGTCCGCGACGTCTTCAACGAGGACTTCACGAAGCTCATCATCGACGGCGACGCCGCGCGCGGGGTCATCGAGGACTACCTCGACGCCGTCGCGCCGGACCTCAAGGACCGCGTCGAGCTGTACGACGGCCCGGACTCCTTCGAGGAGTACCGCCTCAACGAGCAGATCGCCAAGGCGCTCGACCGCAAGGTGTGGCTGCCGTCGGGTGGCTCGCTCGTCATCGACCGCACCGAGGCGATGACGGTCGTCGACGTCAACACGGGCAAGTTCGTCGGATCCGGCGGCAACCTCGAGGAGACCGTCACGAAGAACAACCTCGAGGCCGCCGAGGAGCTCGTCCGCCAGCTGCGTCTGCGCGACATCGGCGGCATCATCGTCGTCGACTTCATCGACATGGTGCTCGAGTCGAACCGCGACCTGGTCCTCCGTCGTCTGGTCGAGTGCCTGAGCCGCGACCGGACGAAGCACCAGGTCGCCGAGGTCACCTCGCTCGGCCTCGTGCAGATGACCCGCAAGAAGATCGGCGTCGGCCTCCGCGAGTCCCTCGACGAGGTCAACGCGCAGGTGAACGACAACAACGCCGACCCCGGTCCGACCAAGGGCCGTCGCAAGGCCCGGAGCACCGGCGGCAACGGCTCGGGCAACGGGTCGAACGGTGGGTCCTCGAACGGCTCGTCGAACGGCTCCGGCTCGAACGGTGGCGGCGCGGCGCACCAGATCACCGAGGACGTCAAGAACGCCCTGTCGCGCATCGCCGCCTCGACGCTGCCCCACGAGGAGTCCGACGCACCCCGGACCGGCATCGCGAACCCCCGCGGGGGAGCGGCCGCACCGGCAGCCGAGACTCCGGCGTCGCCCGCGTCGACCGCCACCCCGGTGTCCGCACCGGACGAGGCCGACCAGTCGCAGGGCCAGGCGCACGGCGGCGAGCAGCCGTCCGGCAAGCGTCGTCGTCGCCGCGGTGGCCGCGGTGGCAACGGCGCAGGCGGGACCGTCGGCGCCGAGCAGACCCCGGCGCCCGAGGAGCGTCCGGCAGCCACGTCCGGTCGGTCCGAGTCCACGCCCGCGGCACCGGCAGCCGAGCAGGCGCCCGCGCCGGTCACCTCGGCCTCCGCGCCGACCGCCGCCGCCGAGCCCGTCAAGGCCCCGGCTCGTCGTCGGGCGAGCTCGAGCGCCACGGTGACGCCGGCCGACACCACGGTGGCGATCCTGGACATCCCGGTCGCCGTCACGAAGCGCGAGCCCCGACCGGTGACCGGCGACGCCGAGTCCCTGCTCGACTCGGTGCTGCAGGCGCTCCCCGAGCCGAAGCAGCCCGGCCAGGGCCGCTCCCGCTCGCGTCGGGTCTCGTCGCCGAGCATCAGCGCTCCGGCCACCGCGGACACCGACACCGACACGGGCGACACGCCCGACGCCGGTGCCGTGATCGTGGGCAACTGACGTGACGGACCCGGCGGGCCCCGGCCGGCAGCACGACGCCGTGTCCCACGGAGCGGGCTGGGGACAGCCCGCTCCGGGGGACCGGATGCCCGCCGGGC
This genomic window contains:
- a CDS encoding Rne/Rng family ribonuclease encodes the protein MVEQNTDNTTNDDATPKRRGRLFGSRRARSGGLEARGDVDRTTTDTDGVTLPADAATDERVASPDTTAADAAAVQDGTEAPSSVVAQDGTTVPVAVDPVAAASGEPHDVSTLTGDLPVVGAASDGVGSDGVDALVTGADAHGAQAAGTQDEAGATAADPTTAGGDVPDDAGRASRPDAAVQTADASDDASDEPFVPRATSTLSLIFHAPVLPEVPVRAPRDERDDRDDDEDDDEQGGGRRRSRRRGTSADREQRAPRDHQEPRRREPELITEPQRIKGSTRLEAKKQRRRDGRDAGRRRQVITEDEFLARRESVDRQMIVRSSSSKIEIGVLEDNVLAEHYVTKSHNVSLIGNVYLGKVQNVLPSMEAAFVDIGRGRNAVLYAGEVDWASVDTGNHGRRIEAALKPGDKVLVQVTKDPVGHKGARLTSQVSLPGRYLVYVPNGSMNGISRKLPDTERARLKKILKEVLPEHAGVIVRTAAEGATEEQLTRDVQRLTSQWEAIQKKVAGGHAPVMLHSEPDLLVKIVRDVFNEDFTKLIIDGDAARGVIEDYLDAVAPDLKDRVELYDGPDSFEEYRLNEQIAKALDRKVWLPSGGSLVIDRTEAMTVVDVNTGKFVGSGGNLEETVTKNNLEAAEELVRQLRLRDIGGIIVVDFIDMVLESNRDLVLRRLVECLSRDRTKHQVAEVTSLGLVQMTRKKIGVGLRESLDEVNAQVNDNNADPGPTKGRRKARSTGGNGSGNGSNGGSSNGSSNGSGSNGGGAAHQITEDVKNALSRIAASTLPHEESDAPRTGIANPRGGAAAPAAETPASPASTATPVSAPDEADQSQGQAHGGEQPSGKRRRRRGGRGGNGAGGTVGAEQTPAPEERPAATSGRSESTPAAPAAEQAPAPVTSASAPTAAAEPVKAPARRRASSSATVTPADTTVAILDIPVAVTKREPRPVTGDAESLLDSVLQALPEPKQPGQGRSRSRRVSSPSISAPATADTDTDTGDTPDAGAVIVGN